In Zea mays cultivar B73 chromosome 7, Zm-B73-REFERENCE-NAM-5.0, whole genome shotgun sequence, the following proteins share a genomic window:
- the LOC103632635 gene encoding ABC transporter A family member 7 isoform X5, translating into MQYVSNAYLKLIKGTGVDMLLEFVKDMPKVGTSFQLDLSSLLSVLFFTWIIELLFPVMLTYLVYEKQQKLRIMMKMHGLKDGPYWLISYSYFLALSIVYMLFFMIFGSLIGLNFFRVNEYSIQAVFFFVCINLQIALAFFVASFFLSVKMATVIGYMYVFGSGLLGAFLFRFFVEDKTFPYGWTLVMEIVPGFSLYRGLYELGQYAFSGSSIGTTGMTWRSLKDPLNGMRDVMIVMSVEWAVLLILAFYLDQTSLLGGGVRKNPFFCFRCLQKKCATSLHEPSFVQQDSKVILDMEKSDVALERKVVEQFLIDPNANQAIICDNLRKVYHGRDGNPDKLAVRGLSLVLQKGQCFGMLGPNGAGKTSFINMMIGLIKPTSGTAYVHGMDINMDMGDIYTNMGVCPQQNLLWETLTGKEHLFFYGKLKNLKGSALMKAVDHSLKSVNLSHGNVGDKQVKKYSGGMKRRLSVAISLIGDPKVVFMDEPSTGMDPASRNNLWNVVKEAKKNRAIILTTHSMEEAEVLCDRLGIFVDGDFQCLGNPKELKARYGGTYIFTVTTPPDQEMEVEHLVRQFSPSANKIYHLSGTQKFELPKQEVKIAHVFDMVEKAKRRLSIHAWGLVDTTLEDVFIKVARGAQVFNEFA; encoded by the exons ATGCAGTAT GTATCCAACGCTTATCTGAAATTAATCAAAGGGACTGGGGTAGACATGCTACTTGAGTTTGTAAAAGATATGCCCAAAGTTGGGACAAGTTTTCAGTTGGATCTGTCTTCTCTTCTGAGTGTCTTATTCTTCACATGGATCATCGAACTTCTTTTCCCA GTTATGTTGACATATCTGGTGTATGAGAAGCAGCAGAAGCTAAGGATTATGATGAAAATGCACGGTCTGAAGGATGGGCCTTACTGGCTGATATCTTATTCTTATTTCCTTGCTCTATCAATCGTCTATATGTTATTCTTTATGATTTTTGGCTCCTTGATTG GTCTCAATTTTTTCAGAGTAAATGAATATAGCATACAAGCTGTTTTTTTCTTCGTCTGTATAAATTTGCAGATTGCACTTGCATTTTTTGTGGCATCTTTCTTTTTGTCTGTCAAGATGGCCACAG TGATTGGCTACATGTATGTATTTGGCTCTGGCTTACTTGGTGCATTTCTTTTCCGTTTCTTTGTTGAGGACAAAACTTTTCCCT ATGGTTGGACATTAGTCATGGAGATTGTCCCAGGATTTTCCCTCTATCGGGGCCTATATGAACTTGGTCAGTATGCATTCTCGGGAAGCAGTATAGGAACTACTGGTATGACCTGGAGAAGTCTGAAAGATCCCCTCAATGGAATGCGTGATGTTATGATCGTAATGAGTGTAGAATGGGCAGTGCTGCTCATATTAGCATTCTATTTAGATCAAACCTCTTTGCTAGGCGGTGGTGTCAGGAAAAATCCTTTTTTCTGCTTCAGATGTTTACAGAAGAAATGTGCAACATCATTGCATGAACCTAGCTTTGTCCAACAGGATTCCAAAGTCATTCTCGATATGGAGAAATCTGATGTTGCTCTAGAA AGAAAAGTAGTTGAGCAATTTTTGATAGATCCCAATGCAAACCAAGCTATCATCTGTGATAACCTCAGGAAGGTTTATCATGGAAGGGATGGAAACCCTGACAAGCTGGCTGTTAGAGGTTTATCTCTTGTCCTTCAAAAGGGCCAGTGCTTTGGAATGCTTGGTCCAAATGGAGCCGGGAAAACATCTTTCATTAATATG ATGATTGGACTCATTAAACCTACATCTGGTACTGCTTATGTCCACGGAATGGATATAAATATGGACATGGGTGACATATATACAAATATGGGAGTGTGCCCACAACAGAA CTTGCTTTGGGAAACACTGACTGGAAAAGAACATCTTTTCTTTTATGGTAAGTTGAAGAATCTTAAAGGTTCTGCATTAATGAAG GCTGTTGACCACTCTCTGAAGAGTGTAAATCTATCTCATGGTAATGTTGGTGATAAGCAAGTGAAGAAATACAGCGGAGGCATGAAAAGAAGGCTCAGCGTGGCAATCTCATTGATTGGGGACCCTAAA GTTGTCTTCATGGATGAGCCAAGCACAGGAATGGACCCAGCATCAAGAAATAACCTATGGAATGTTGTGAAGGAGGCCAAGAAAAACCGTGCAATTATTCTTACTA CTCACTCAATGGAAGAGGCAGAGGTATTGTGTGACCGGCTTGGcatctttgttgatggcgatttcCAATGCCTTGGAAACCCTAAAGAG CTAAAGGCTAGATATGGGGGGACATACATATTCACAGTGACAACACCCCCAGACCAAGAGATGGAGGTTGAACATCTAGTGCGTCAGTTCTCGCCCAGCGCAAACAAGATCTACCATCTATCTGGAACTCAGAAATTCGAGCTGCCGAAGCAAGAGGTGAAAATAGCCCATGTTTTTGACATGGTCGAGAAGGCGAAGCGCCGGCTCTCAATACATGCCTGGGGACTGGTCGACACGACCTTAGAGGACGTCTTCATCAAGGTCGCCAGAGGAGCACAAGTGTTCAACGAGTTTGCGTAG
- the LOC103632635 gene encoding ABC transporter A family member 7 isoform X6 → MLLEFVKDMPKVGTSFQLDLSSLLSVLFFTWIIELLFPVMLTYLVYEKQQKLRIMMKMHGLKDGPYWLISYSYFLALSIVYMLFFMIFGSLIGLNFFRVNEYSIQAVFFFVCINLQIALAFFVASFFLSVKMATVIGYMYVFGSGLLGAFLFRFFVEDKTFPYGWTLVMEIVPGFSLYRGLYELGQYAFSGSSIGTTGMTWRSLKDPLNGMRDVMIVMSVEWAVLLILAFYLDQTSLLGGGVRKNPFFCFRCLQKKCATSLHEPSFVQQDSKVILDMEKSDVALERKVVEQFLIDPNANQAIICDNLRKVYHGRDGNPDKLAVRGLSLVLQKGQCFGMLGPNGAGKTSFINMMIGLIKPTSGTAYVHGMDINMDMGDIYTNMGVCPQQNLLWETLTGKEHLFFYGKLKNLKGSALMKAVDHSLKSVNLSHGNVGDKQVKKYSGGMKRRLSVAISLIGDPKVVFMDEPSTGMDPASRNNLWNVVKEAKKNRAIILTTHSMEEAEVLCDRLGIFVDGDFQCLGNPKELKARYGGTYIFTVTTPPDQEMEVEHLVRQFSPSANKIYHLSGTQKFELPKQEVKIAHVFDMVEKAKRRLSIHAWGLVDTTLEDVFIKVARGAQVFNEFA, encoded by the exons ATGCTACTTGAGTTTGTAAAAGATATGCCCAAAGTTGGGACAAGTTTTCAGTTGGATCTGTCTTCTCTTCTGAGTGTCTTATTCTTCACATGGATCATCGAACTTCTTTTCCCA GTTATGTTGACATATCTGGTGTATGAGAAGCAGCAGAAGCTAAGGATTATGATGAAAATGCACGGTCTGAAGGATGGGCCTTACTGGCTGATATCTTATTCTTATTTCCTTGCTCTATCAATCGTCTATATGTTATTCTTTATGATTTTTGGCTCCTTGATTG GTCTCAATTTTTTCAGAGTAAATGAATATAGCATACAAGCTGTTTTTTTCTTCGTCTGTATAAATTTGCAGATTGCACTTGCATTTTTTGTGGCATCTTTCTTTTTGTCTGTCAAGATGGCCACAG TGATTGGCTACATGTATGTATTTGGCTCTGGCTTACTTGGTGCATTTCTTTTCCGTTTCTTTGTTGAGGACAAAACTTTTCCCT ATGGTTGGACATTAGTCATGGAGATTGTCCCAGGATTTTCCCTCTATCGGGGCCTATATGAACTTGGTCAGTATGCATTCTCGGGAAGCAGTATAGGAACTACTGGTATGACCTGGAGAAGTCTGAAAGATCCCCTCAATGGAATGCGTGATGTTATGATCGTAATGAGTGTAGAATGGGCAGTGCTGCTCATATTAGCATTCTATTTAGATCAAACCTCTTTGCTAGGCGGTGGTGTCAGGAAAAATCCTTTTTTCTGCTTCAGATGTTTACAGAAGAAATGTGCAACATCATTGCATGAACCTAGCTTTGTCCAACAGGATTCCAAAGTCATTCTCGATATGGAGAAATCTGATGTTGCTCTAGAA AGAAAAGTAGTTGAGCAATTTTTGATAGATCCCAATGCAAACCAAGCTATCATCTGTGATAACCTCAGGAAGGTTTATCATGGAAGGGATGGAAACCCTGACAAGCTGGCTGTTAGAGGTTTATCTCTTGTCCTTCAAAAGGGCCAGTGCTTTGGAATGCTTGGTCCAAATGGAGCCGGGAAAACATCTTTCATTAATATG ATGATTGGACTCATTAAACCTACATCTGGTACTGCTTATGTCCACGGAATGGATATAAATATGGACATGGGTGACATATATACAAATATGGGAGTGTGCCCACAACAGAA CTTGCTTTGGGAAACACTGACTGGAAAAGAACATCTTTTCTTTTATGGTAAGTTGAAGAATCTTAAAGGTTCTGCATTAATGAAG GCTGTTGACCACTCTCTGAAGAGTGTAAATCTATCTCATGGTAATGTTGGTGATAAGCAAGTGAAGAAATACAGCGGAGGCATGAAAAGAAGGCTCAGCGTGGCAATCTCATTGATTGGGGACCCTAAA GTTGTCTTCATGGATGAGCCAAGCACAGGAATGGACCCAGCATCAAGAAATAACCTATGGAATGTTGTGAAGGAGGCCAAGAAAAACCGTGCAATTATTCTTACTA CTCACTCAATGGAAGAGGCAGAGGTATTGTGTGACCGGCTTGGcatctttgttgatggcgatttcCAATGCCTTGGAAACCCTAAAGAG CTAAAGGCTAGATATGGGGGGACATACATATTCACAGTGACAACACCCCCAGACCAAGAGATGGAGGTTGAACATCTAGTGCGTCAGTTCTCGCCCAGCGCAAACAAGATCTACCATCTATCTGGAACTCAGAAATTCGAGCTGCCGAAGCAAGAGGTGAAAATAGCCCATGTTTTTGACATGGTCGAGAAGGCGAAGCGCCGGCTCTCAATACATGCCTGGGGACTGGTCGACACGACCTTAGAGGACGTCTTCATCAAGGTCGCCAGAGGAGCACAAGTGTTCAACGAGTTTGCGTAG